The stretch of DNA TTGATACTAGTAATTTATATTTCACCACTTTAATCACCCATTGCCATGATGATTTCTTCCTCGGGTTTACACAAATTGCAAGGCCAAAATACTTGAAAGGGATAGCGCCGAttttacaatttaaaatatttgccCACCTCATCAAACCAACATTCgggtatttttgtttttttgttttgttttgattaaaaaatacgcataattttttgtgaaaattaaCCTTTAAGTCTTACATAAGTTCAAATAGTAACAATTTTATCTTTATGATCCGGATGTTCAACCCTATCTTCAAATTTGAAGTTCTTCAATGTTAGACTCGTTTTATTTTTTCACATAAGTCGGCATTAAACTCATTGAAAGAACACATTAATTTGATAAATGTTTGTCTTCTATTTccaagaatttttttaaactcgGTAACAATGTCCTTTTTTTACTCTCTTTAACACGATAGCCGCTATCCGAACAAAGTTTTTCCAAACACCGTATAAACACCGCCCACCTCACCCGCCTATGTAAACAATCCGAGACATGTGagaaaatattaaagaaaaatgttaacttaCTGTATGCCATAAGAGCACATATTAAGGagataaatatgaaaatattcttttgaaaattgtgtattcaactttttaaacattaaatatctTATAACATTAAATGatatatttctatatttagtTATCTTATCATGTGCAGGGCACAtgtttaacatgacccaatattaaaaaatgacaaaaaaaaaaaaataggcaggTTGTATTTTTGTTAGGTATGTGATCAAAACTAGTCTTCAAAAAACATTCTTGCTTTAACAATCTCTTTAAAAcaaacacttataaaaaaaaaaaggtgttttttatattccttatcttatcaaaaaaaaaaaaaagttgttaaaaATACTCCaataaatttttctaaaatactCTTTATGCATTAATGTATTCGTCGATAAAAAgtatattttggaaaaaataataaatatatctaaaattttataaagagtCTCTTAGACTATATCCAATTGTGAGTACCTATTTCTTAAGAATGAGCAATAGTACTGGTTCTACAGTAAGCAATAGTACCTATATGATTTTTGTGGGATCCGTTTATAATGATGTAGAGTTATTGGTGAGATGTGTTATTGGTGGGaccaatttagaactttttaagaagtgtTGTGTTGGAGGGGTTGAGTGTTTATTAAGTActatgattaaaaaattataaatgagtgatgtgtatatGTGAGAGCCACttaaatactaaaaaatgagAAGCTCCATCGTGGATACTCTTATActcttagggcccgtttggtgcgcaggataggatagttacaggataggatatacaacaggatagtgataggataggatatcagcaggataacagttatcacatcctgtgtttggtgcacacaggataacaaacatgataactattatatcatatttttaatacatatttgttcataccaatatgataagatacataacatatttaaatgacaaaattaccctcgtaaaacaattgttatttgttaaaatttatattgtaatactttgaattttataaataaaaatataaataagtaattgtacaaaaagaaaaagtaatcaaataactttaaattttaaatacaaatcatgagaaaataaacaaattaagttttttatatgaatcatgatcaaataaataactcaattatatatgttagataagctaaataaatatatgatatatgtaaataataaaactaccattgcaaaataattatatttaagttgttattaaatttaaattaatattcttattttgcaatattttaataattattttaatttaaaatattgtaattttaggagaattttgattttttagattatataaattacaaaattacatatatatttaaaaattaattattttattattaatttactatcaaattattttattaatttttaattttttattttaaaatatattttatagaataaatcaacgattttttttttcttatcctatcctgctggtaacccagctcaaattcaggataaggattttaactagagaaacaggataggataagcttcaggattaacttatcatatcatgttgtgtcaccaaacactggattgaaacaggatatgatatagttatcctattctgtctcttatcctgtgcaccaaacgggcccttataCTGTATTTAGGAAgacttttttttaagtatttaatatttattactcTCACCTAGTACTATCAACGACTTATCAACGACACTACTTATACTGTACTTGGTTGGCTTGCTAGCAAGTACACCCTCCGGGAGAGTAAGTAATTCAACACGTGTgatgaaatgaaattttaattattacaaCCATTGACAAATACAGATTTTTCAGTATTTTGACAGAAACACATGCAATAAGACCAATATGGATAACAAAATGATGGGCTTTCCACATCTTATCAATGCAGGAAAGACATACAAAGGCATGTTCGAAGTACACAATTTAACACCCCAAAATCAGTTAACTAGAAAAGTACAACCATAAACAACAAAActaaacattttaaatttaatcttTGGTCATTGAAGTTCATGTTAAGATTAATGAAGGTTGCTTAAAAAAAGGATTAATGAATGCTTAATAcgaataaaaaatatcacattgGTTAATACGTTCATTCAACTTTCTCATCcaacacaaaaaacaaatattatggTTGCAAATTCTACCCTCATAAGTCTAAATCATTTCTTATTTACACATGTAACAATAATGTGTAATCTAATCCGCCAAAACTAGTTTTTGCTACATTTGTGATCTGTCTCTACAAATGCCAAAATAAACTAGAAAATGCCTCAGCAAGTTAAATATGCCTCACTCACCCATCAACCATCTCCAACTATCCTCTTCCATCCCTACAAAACTGATGGCTGCTCTAACTCTACTACAACAGCCTACAAAACATTAATCAATTTCTGCTGAATCATGACAACTGTATTTACATTCAGTTACTTTCAAGCAAGCTCCTCAATTTGTTCCGAGCTTCTTCAGACAGAGAGCAGGCTCTGAATCTTCGTCTCTGGGGTGGACATGATTCAACAATGGTTTCGACAGGAGACAAACAAATAACAATAACAGTAAGATTATCTGTTGTGTGGAGGCGCAATGCTTCTTTGACTAGCTCTCTTGCACATTGTTGTGGGTCATCGTGCCTTCGTAATCCACGACGAACAAGACTAACTGCCTCCTGGCTTGACATTACATCCCAAATGCCATCACAGCCAATGATCAAGAACTCGTCTTCCTCAGTCAGTGTGACTACCTGAACATCTGGTTCAGCAGTAAGAGGTGATGCAGAACCAAGTGGTAATTTTAAGTCCCAATCGCCAAGGGCACGAGTGACAGAAAGATAACCATTGAGATATCCGTCATCAATATAACCGCCCAACTCTTCCACTCTCTTGCGCTCTGGTAGATAACTTGGTCTGTGGTCTTGAGACATGTTAACAGCCACTCCACGCTTACAAAGAACAGCTCGACAATCGCCGGCATTAGCAACCATCAAATGCCTTCCGAGTATAAGAGCAGTCAGTGCTGTTGTCCCACAAGAACTACTGACACTCTGTTCATCAGCCAAAGCAAGGTCGGCGCCTAGAAAGGCTTTCCGATGAGAAGCTTCCAACTTCTTCAGCAGAAGTGCATCAGTATCATACGTTTGCAGCATAGTAGtatcttcaaaaaataatttcatagcATTGTTCTTAACAAACACAGCTGCATCAGGCCCTCCATGCCCATCAAAGACTGCATAAAAAGCACTCGGTGTAGGGTAATTAAAGACAAATCCAAGGTGGGCAGCTAGATCATCAATTTGAATGTGTTCATCATCCATTGATCCCCTCGGTCCAATATCAGCACAGCTACCAGAACGAACATTTGGTTTAAACCTTGCAACAGCATCCTCTAAAATAGAATCTGTAATCATCTCTGAGCAACTCACAGTctaaaataaagaaacaaacacAGATCAGCACAAAAACAATCCAACCAAAAATCATAAAGGGATTTAAGAAAGACATTAACCAACAAAATAAAAGCTTGACTACTAAGCTACATTCACTAAGCAAAACAGGTTATGCAAATAGATAAGCTTTcatgtattattcataagcttgtcaagatagtttatgaagaacaacttatgaagatacaattttcgcTAGTGAGAAATTATGAATTAACACAAAAGCTTATGTATTTGcttaagttattttttcataagctcaaaaataagctaatccaaacgggtcCTAAGAAGGCCTATCATCATGATTCATGAAGCAATTGTAATCTGGATTTTACTAATATCATTGTCAGCTAGATCAACTTattcatacaaattaaaacataatattAAGCCAGCTAGATCAAACGATTCATAGAGAGTAATACGTTTATGCAAGATCTCTTTTTTACTATATCCCTTTTCCTATGATTGATACCCAGATGCACAAATCATAAGAACACCCAATTCCAAATTCTAGCTATAAAAAGGTAAAATTTTATCTTCATCGAATCAGACAAACAAATCATGGAACACGCGTAACTCATAAAATTCGATTCCACATTTGAATCCAAACCGATcaatacaaaaaatcaaaatcaccgATTAACAAAACCCCAACAAAAAAATCAACCCAGTTACCAATTCCTTCACCGATCAAAAATCAATAATAGAAAAACCAATCAGGATTTAAACAAAAACCCAATAACtcaatccaaaaaataaaataaaaatcataactTGATAAACAACATACCGATTCAAAAATAGACGTTTCGGTTGAAATCGATTCAGACGAAACCCTAACATGGCTAAAAATCGGAACAACATTAGAAGCAGGTGAAACCTCAACCTTGACACCATTCTCTTGAGAAACGCGAAGGTGATACTTCACATCTAACATGCTTTGTTGATAGATGATTTCCGTTTCCAAAACCATATTTTTCAACTACTTCTTCACGATTCGTGCTTGATTCAATCTTCCAACACAAAATTGATTAACTAGGTTTATGAAATTCTTCGATTGGgatttcaatttgggggtttGAAATAGCGGTGtgaagaaattagggttttcttCAGTGAGAGAATGAAACTACGATTCGCGTTTGCGTTTTAACGTTTTTTTTGGCCACAAATTAATGCGTGTGATTATTTATATACAACgcgattttactttttttacttTCACAGTGGAGCTGAGTTGAAAATACTATATTGCCCTTGGATTTGCAACGGTGGCGTATCTTAATGTGTGATGAGAATAACACAAGATATGATCTTTCAATCGAATCTTACAGCTGTCAGGTTGGTATTAATTACTGataagatttttattttgaaagataagataaattagatttttgaaagaaaaaaaaaattagagttttGATTATATAATACTAgtatataaagatatttttatacattgtaccaaattttttatttttttttacattttagtaaaaaaaaaattatactacct from Trifolium pratense cultivar HEN17-A07 linkage group LG5, ARS_RC_1.1, whole genome shotgun sequence encodes:
- the LOC123884434 gene encoding probable protein phosphatase 2C 13, whose protein sequence is MVLETEIIYQQSMLDVKYHLRVSQENGVKVEVSPASNVVPIFSHVRVSSESISTETSIFESTVSCSEMITDSILEDAVARFKPNVRSGSCADIGPRGSMDDEHIQIDDLAAHLGFVFNYPTPSAFYAVFDGHGGPDAAVFVKNNAMKLFFEDTTMLQTYDTDALLLKKLEASHRKAFLGADLALADEQSVSSSCGTTALTALILGRHLMVANAGDCRAVLCKRGVAVNMSQDHRPSYLPERKRVEELGGYIDDGYLNGYLSVTRALGDWDLKLPLGSASPLTAEPDVQVVTLTEEDEFLIIGCDGIWDVMSSQEAVSLVRRGLRRHDDPQQCARELVKEALRLHTTDNLTVIVICLSPVETIVESCPPQRRRFRACSLSEEARNKLRSLLESN